DNA from Methylobacterium currus:
TGGTCGCCGTGGTCGTCGATCGCTCGGGGTCGCAAGGACTCGGCGACCGGCCGGCGATGACCGATCGGGTGCGGGCGGAGCTGGAGCGGCGCCTCGGCAGCCTCAACGCGATCGAGCCGCGCTTCGTCGAGGTGCCGGAATCCGGTGGCGACGAGGGCACGCGGCTGTTCACGGCCCTGTCGGGGGCGCTCGCCGACGTACCACCCGATCGCCTCGCCGGCGTGGTGATGCTGACCGACGGCGTCGTGCACGACATCCCGGCGAACCTCGCATCGCTGAGCTTCAAGGCGCCGCTCCACGTCCTGGTCACCGGCCGGCCCGACGAGCGCGACCGGCAGATCCGCCTGATCGAGGCGCCGCGCTTCGGCATCGTCGGGCGCGACCAGACCATCCGCGCCGAGGTGATGGAGCGCGGCGGCACCGGCTCGGCCGTCGTGACCGTGCGCCGCGACGGCGAGGAGGTGGTGCGCCAGTCCGTCCGCACCGGCCAGCCCTTCGGCCTGACCCTGCGGGTCGAGCATGGCGGCCCGAACGTCGTGGAGATCGAGGCCGAGGCGCTGCCGGGCGAATTGACCACCGCCAACAACCGGGCGGTGCTGCCGATCGAGGGCATCCGCGAGAAGCTGCGGGTGCTGCTCGTGTCCGGCGAGCCCCATGCGGGCGAGCGCACCTGGCGCAACCTGCTCAAGTCGGACGCCAATGTCGACCTCGTCCACTTCACCATCCTGCGCCCGCCCGAGAAGCAGGACGGCACCCCAATCTCCGAATTGTCGCTGATCGCCTTCCCGACCCGCGAGCTGTTCCAGCAGAAGATCAAGGATTTCGACCTCATCATCTTCGACCGCTACGCCAACCAGAGTGTGCTGCCGTCGAGCTACTTCGACAACATCGTGCGCTACGTGCGAGAGGGCGGGGCGCTCTTGATCGCCGCCGGGCCTGAATTCGCCTCCGCCGCCAGCCTCGCCCGCACGCGGCTCGCCGCGATCCTGCCGGGCGAGCCGAACGGCCGGGTGGTCGAGCGGCCCTACAAGGCGGCGCTCACCGGCAGCGGCCAGCGCCACCCGGTCACCCGCGACCTGCCCGGGTCCGAGGCCTCGCCGCCCGCTTGGGGCGACTGGCTGCGCCTGATCGGCGCCGAGGTCCGCCCCGGGATCACCCCGATCATGGCCGGAGCCGACTCCCTGCCGCTCCTCGCCCTCTCCCGGGAGGAGAAGGGCCGGGTGGCGCTCCTCCTCTCCGACCATGCCTGGCTTTGGGCCCGGGGCTATCAGGAGGGCGGGCCGCATCTCGACCTGCTGCGCCGCCTCGGCCACTGGCTGATGAAGGAGCCGGCCCTCGAAGAAGAGGCGTTGCGCGCCTCCGCCACCGGGCACGGCCGCGAGGTCCGGGTCGAGCGCCAGACCATGGGCGACACCGCCGAGCCCGTCACCGTGACGGCACCGAGCGGCAAAGCCCGCACCCTGACGCTGAACCCCGACAAGCCGGGCCTGTTCGCCGCCGGCTTCGAGGCCGAGGAACTCGGCCTGCACACCCTGCGGGCCGGCAATCTGGTGGCGTTCGTCAGCGTCGGCCCGGCCAACCCGCGCGAGCTGGTCGACGTGTTCAGCGACACCGAGCGCCTGCGCAGCATCGCCGAGGCCACCGGCGGCTCGGTCCGCCGCCTCGCCGAGGCCGGCGGCGGGATCGCCGTGCCGCGGCTGCAGATCGCCCGCTCCGGCCGTCTTGCCGGCTCCGACTGGATCGGCTTCCGCCCGAGCGACAGCGCGGTGGTGCGGGGCGTCTCGGTCTATCCGCTGGGCTTAGGCCTCGCGGCGCTGGCGGCGCTGGCGGCGGCCGTCCTGGCGATGTGGCTGGCGGAGGGGCGGCGCGGGCGGGTCTGACCAGGGATCGGCCAAGCGCCACAAGCACTTGCCGGGATTGGCTCAGGCTTCCCCGCAGCCGCGCGTCAGGGCATGGCTGCCGGAAGCTGTCCTGCAAGATCCTGTGGCAATGACCTGAAGCGGCTGCGAAAACCCGTCGGCTCCGACCCGAGGGTGACGGCTGTCCGCGGCAGGGCGCATCGCCGATCCGAGGGCCTGGGTCTCCGGGTGTGCCGGCATCATGCCAGCCCGTCCAGAGCCCCGGTCCCCACTCACGCCATTGCCGCTTCCGGAGTCAGCCACGCCCAGTCCGATCCCGCCTGGTGCCGGAACCACGTCACCTGCCGCTTGGCATAGCGCCGCGTATCCGCCTGCCCGCGGGCCACTGCCTCGTCGTAGGAGAGGTTTCCCCGCAGATACGCGATCAGCCCCGGCACGCCGTGGGCGCGCATCACCGGCAGCATCGGGTCGAGCCCGCGGGCGGCCAGGGCCTGCACCTCGTCGAGAGCGCCGGCCGCCATCATGGCGAGGAAACGGGCGTCGATCCGGGCCCGTAACCCCTCACGATCCGGGGTGAGGAACAGCTTGCGGCAGGGTAGGCCGGTGAGCGGCCCCGGCCGGCGGGCGGCCTGGAAGGCGGCGATCGGCTGGCCCGTGGCGGCCAGCACTTCCAGCGCCCGCAGCACCCGCAAGCGGTCGTTGGGATCGAGACGGGCGGCGCCGTCCGGGTCCTTGAGGGCGAGGGCGGCGTGGAGCTCGGGCGTGTCGCGCCCCTCGGCGCCGGCGCGCACAGCGGCGCGGACTTCGTCCGGCACCGGCGGGATCTCCGAGAGGCCCTCGGTCAGGCCCATGAAGTAGAGGCCGGTGCCTCCGACGACGATCGGCAGCCGGCCCGCTTCCCAGGCCTCCGCCAAGGCGCGGCCGGCCTCCGCCAGGTAATGGCCGACGGAGAAGTTCACCGCGCCGTCGACCGTGCCGTAGAGGCGGTGGGGCGCCAGCAGTTCCTCCTCGGGCGACGGCCGCGCGGTGAGGCGATGCAGGTCGCGATAGACCTGCATCGAATCGGCGTTGATCACCGCGCCGCCGTGCCGGCGGGCCAGGGCCAGCGCCAGGGCCGACTTGCCCGAGGCGGTCGGCCCTGCGATGAGGATCGCCCGAACCCGCCCGTCCATGTCTGCCCCTCATCAACGCGCGGACGGGACATCGCCCCGCCAAGCTCGAGTCCGTCCGATGACCCTGGTCGCCACCCTGATAGCAAACCCGGAGCGCCCCGCCATCACCGACGCGGTGCTGGCCGAGGCCCGGCGGGTGC
Protein-coding regions in this window:
- the miaA gene encoding tRNA (adenosine(37)-N6)-dimethylallyltransferase MiaA, whose amino-acid sequence is MDGRVRAILIAGPTASGKSALALALARRHGGAVINADSMQVYRDLHRLTARPSPEEELLAPHRLYGTVDGAVNFSVGHYLAEAGRALAEAWEAGRLPIVVGGTGLYFMGLTEGLSEIPPVPDEVRAAVRAGAEGRDTPELHAALALKDPDGAARLDPNDRLRVLRALEVLAATGQPIAAFQAARRPGPLTGLPCRKLFLTPDREGLRARIDARFLAMMAAGALDEVQALAARGLDPMLPVMRAHGVPGLIAYLRGNLSYDEAVARGQADTRRYAKRQVTWFRHQAGSDWAWLTPEAAMA